A stretch of the Bacillus sp. FJAT-18017 genome encodes the following:
- the glpX gene encoding class II fructose-bisphosphatase yields MERSLTMELVRVTEAAALASARWMGRGLKDEADDAATSAMRDVFDTVPMKGTVVIGEGEMDEAPMLYIGEKLGTGYGPRVDVAVDPLEGTNIVAAGGWNALAVLAIADHGNLLHAPDMYMDKIAVGPEAVGLIDINASVLDNLKAVARAKNKDIEDVVATVLNRERHAKIITELREAGARIKLINDGDVAGAINTAFDFTGVDILFGSGGAPEGVIAAVALKCLGGELIGKLEPQNDGEIERCKSMGLDVNKVLRMEDLVRGDDAIFAATGVTDGELLKGVQFKGSYGSTHSIVMRAKSGTVRFIDGRHSLTKKPHLVIK; encoded by the coding sequence ATGGAAAGAAGCTTGACAATGGAACTTGTCCGAGTAACGGAGGCGGCAGCACTTGCTTCTGCCCGCTGGATGGGACGAGGTTTGAAGGATGAAGCAGACGATGCAGCCACTTCAGCGATGAGGGATGTGTTTGATACTGTCCCGATGAAGGGAACAGTTGTAATCGGTGAAGGAGAAATGGACGAGGCGCCTATGCTTTACATTGGCGAAAAGCTCGGTACGGGATATGGCCCTAGAGTCGATGTTGCGGTAGATCCTCTAGAAGGAACCAACATCGTGGCAGCGGGAGGATGGAACGCACTCGCGGTTTTAGCTATAGCAGACCATGGAAACCTTCTTCATGCACCTGATATGTATATGGATAAAATAGCGGTTGGTCCGGAAGCGGTTGGCTTGATAGATATTAATGCCTCTGTCCTTGATAATTTAAAGGCTGTCGCCCGTGCCAAAAATAAAGACATTGAGGATGTTGTTGCCACTGTCCTTAATCGTGAACGTCATGCCAAAATCATTACGGAGCTTCGTGAAGCCGGTGCAAGGATTAAGCTAATCAATGACGGCGATGTTGCTGGAGCAATTAATACAGCCTTTGATTTTACTGGTGTTGATATTCTGTTTGGATCCGGTGGAGCCCCTGAAGGCGTTATTGCGGCTGTTGCACTGAAATGCCTTGGCGGGGAGCTGATCGGGAAGCTTGAACCTCAAAATGACGGGGAAATTGAGCGCTGCAAATCAATGGGCCTTGATGTCAATAAGGTACTCCGAATGGAAGACCTTGTCCGTGGGGATGACGCGATTTTTGCCGCAACTGGAGTTACGGATGGGGAATTACTTAAGGGTGTCCAGTTTAAGGGCTCATATGGTTCTACCCATTCTATCGTCATGAGGGCAAAGTCGGGGACAGTCCGTTTTATCGATGGGCGGCACAGCTTAACGAAAAAGCCTCACCTTGTAATAAAATAA